From a single Helicovermis profundi genomic region:
- a CDS encoding CDGSH iron-sulfur domain-containing protein, with translation MKKNISIKPLKNGPYLVSELEEILDSEGQTNKCENSVTALCRCGKSKTKPYCDGSHIHENFSDEKEKGRKARKVDNYVGKEITIHDDRGICSHAGFCTGGLPKVFRMNTEPWIDADGETVKSIIEVIKKCPSGALSYSIDGVKYDKYSDEQIIELTKNGPYHIKGSINLDYDEDHPQSDEHYALCRCGHSKNKPFCDGSHWYKEFKDDGKVNK, from the coding sequence TTGAAAAAAAACATTAGTATTAAGCCATTAAAAAATGGTCCTTATCTTGTTAGTGAATTAGAAGAAATACTAGATTCAGAGGGACAAACAAACAAATGTGAAAATTCTGTAACTGCTCTTTGTAGATGTGGTAAATCGAAAACTAAACCCTACTGCGACGGAAGTCATATACACGAAAATTTTAGTGATGAAAAAGAAAAAGGTAGAAAGGCTAGAAAAGTAGATAATTATGTTGGAAAAGAAATAACTATTCACGATGATAGAGGAATTTGTTCTCATGCAGGATTTTGCACTGGTGGACTTCCAAAAGTTTTTAGAATGAATACAGAGCCTTGGATTGACGCTGACGGTGAAACAGTTAAATCAATAATTGAAGTTATAAAAAAATGTCCATCAGGTGCTTTAAGTTATTCAATAGATGGTGTAAAGTACGATAAGTATTCAGATGAACAAATAATTGAATTAACAAAGAATGGACCATATCATATAAAAGGATCTATTAATCTTGATTATGATGAAGATCATCCTCAGTCTGATGAACATTATGCACTTTGCAGGTGTGGACATTCAAAAAATAAACCGTTTTGCGATGGATCTCATTGGTATAAAGAATTTAAAGATGATGGTAAAGTAAATAAATAA
- a CDS encoding redoxin domain-containing protein gives MRLKENSTCPIFKVKDIKGQDIDLRNYKGKYTLVSFYRYASCPLCNLRISELIENEPLLKEKGLSMIAFFESSNDTLNKYMEKQKSPFPIIGDPKRKIYKNFGVEASLLGYIIGGLNLKRMSKAFSKGFKLGKSDGIKTLLPADFLLDSNHKIIRAYYGKDIGDHLPIEELFALIR, from the coding sequence ATGAGATTAAAAGAAAATTCGACTTGTCCAATTTTTAAAGTAAAAGATATAAAAGGGCAAGATATAGATTTAAGAAATTACAAAGGGAAATATACACTTGTATCATTTTATAGGTATGCATCGTGCCCTTTATGTAATCTTAGAATAAGCGAACTTATTGAAAATGAGCCACTGCTTAAAGAAAAAGGTTTAAGTATGATTGCTTTTTTTGAATCATCAAATGATACACTTAATAAATATATGGAAAAACAAAAATCACCTTTTCCAATAATAGGCGATCCTAAAAGAAAAATATATAAAAATTTTGGTGTAGAAGCTTCACTTCTAGGATATATAATAGGTGGTTTGAACTTAAAGAGGATGTCAAAGGCTTTTTCAAAAGGATTTAAGCTTGGCAAGAGTGATGGTATAAAAACTCTTTTACCAGCTGATTTTTTACTTGATTCTAATCATAAGATTATTAGAGCCTATTATGGAAAAGATATTGGAGACCATCTTCCCATTGAAGAATTATTTGCTTTAATAAGATAA
- a CDS encoding DUF2164 domain-containing protein, whose product MRRKKSKKFSGIITKEEKAILVKEIQIFFNEERGEDIGTLASEVLLDFFIEKIGPTIYNNSLDDARRWFSEKMDNLDSDFDLLYNK is encoded by the coding sequence ATGAGAAGAAAAAAATCGAAAAAGTTTTCTGGAATTATAACAAAAGAAGAAAAAGCGATTCTAGTAAAAGAAATTCAAATATTTTTTAACGAAGAGAGAGGAGAAGATATAGGTACTTTAGCTTCAGAAGTGTTATTAGATTTTTTTATAGAAAAAATTGGACCTACTATTTATAATAATTCACTTGATGATGCAAGGAGATGGTTTAGTGAAAAAATGGATAATTTAGATAGTGATTTTGATTTGCTTTATAACAAGTAA
- a CDS encoding YeiH family protein has protein sequence MKNIKGIIFVSSLSVIAIIVSKLLSNYIKIEALTIGIILGIIVVNNFKIPKSFEDGIIFSQKKLLKYGIVLLGFKMSISGLNVLGVKSIFLVIGYISLAIFLGIYLGKLFKVNPKTSLLISLGSSICGASAIVALSDSVKAKTEDTALAVSTISLLGALGVFIYTFVFNLGKIDVIHYGLWSGLTLHGVAHAIAAAGAGGDASKEIGTMIKLLRVLMLVPVSIILSKFFKSEGKTAKMPQYLIWFIVTSIIGITKIIPSEITKYILSLSDLFILIAMTGLGLHVHFKIIKKQAKNAILMGSVLFLILSTIGLSAIITVL, from the coding sequence ATGAAAAACATAAAAGGAATTATCTTTGTATCATCATTGTCTGTTATTGCGATAATTGTAAGTAAGCTCTTATCAAATTATATTAAAATTGAGGCACTTACTATTGGAATTATTTTAGGCATAATTGTAGTTAATAATTTTAAAATTCCAAAGTCATTTGAAGATGGAATAATATTTTCGCAAAAAAAATTACTTAAATACGGAATAGTTTTATTGGGTTTTAAAATGAGTATTTCTGGTTTAAATGTACTAGGAGTAAAAAGTATTTTTCTTGTAATTGGATATATATCACTTGCAATTTTCCTTGGAATTTATCTTGGGAAACTATTTAAAGTTAACCCTAAAACATCTTTACTTATAAGTTTAGGCTCTTCAATTTGTGGTGCTTCAGCAATAGTAGCCTTATCTGATTCGGTAAAAGCCAAAACAGAAGATACTGCACTTGCAGTTTCAACAATAAGCCTACTAGGTGCTCTTGGGGTTTTTATTTATACTTTTGTTTTCAATTTGGGAAAAATAGATGTGATTCACTATGGTCTTTGGTCAGGCCTTACGCTTCACGGAGTAGCACATGCAATTGCAGCAGCGGGAGCAGGCGGTGATGCTTCAAAAGAAATTGGTACAATGATAAAACTACTTAGAGTGTTAATGTTAGTTCCAGTTTCAATAATATTATCTAAATTTTTTAAATCAGAAGGTAAAACTGCAAAAATGCCACAATATCTAATATGGTTCATAGTAACATCAATAATTGGAATAACAAAAATAATACCTAGTGAAATCACAAAATATATATTAAGTCTTAGTGATTTGTTTATATTAATTGCTATGACAGGTCTTGGATTACATGTCCATTTTAAAATCATAAAAAAACAAGCAAAAAATGCAATTCTTATGGGAAGTGTTTTATTTTTAATTTTATCAACAATTGGTCTGAGCGCGATTATTACAGTTTTATAG
- a CDS encoding LysR family transcriptional regulator, producing MIDIKLKTFYSLVKTKNMTLTAKMLNMTQPGVSKHIKFLEEKLDTKLIDIVGKKIKITKAGYLLESGIYQMIVLENQIYQKINAANNKTKTYKIGATKTIGAYLVSDLMKNYMKKYNCNIILTVDNTNEILKKLNRKDIEFALVEGVFSLNEYNTKEIMEDSLVYVSSLEANIESNKSLDEILDDVLILREEGSGTRKLLENRLSDHNLNIKNFKNYMEIGDITAIKDLISKDMGSSFISKLAVKKEIKENKLKIQNISNFKIERKLYYVWCKGENTNFIDTFIKHNELLLNNYK from the coding sequence ATGATAGATATAAAATTAAAAACTTTCTATTCACTTGTAAAAACAAAAAATATGACTTTAACAGCAAAAATGTTAAATATGACTCAGCCGGGAGTATCAAAACATATTAAGTTTTTAGAAGAAAAACTTGATACTAAACTTATTGATATAGTTGGAAAAAAAATCAAAATAACTAAAGCGGGTTATCTTTTAGAAAGTGGAATTTATCAGATGATAGTACTAGAAAATCAAATTTATCAAAAGATAAATGCAGCAAATAATAAAACTAAAACTTATAAAATAGGGGCAACAAAGACAATTGGAGCATATTTAGTTTCTGATTTAATGAAAAATTATATGAAAAAATATAATTGTAATATAATTTTGACGGTTGATAATACAAATGAAATATTAAAAAAACTAAATAGAAAAGATATTGAATTTGCATTAGTTGAAGGAGTATTTAGTCTTAATGAATATAATACTAAAGAAATTATGGAAGATAGTTTAGTGTATGTAAGTTCATTAGAAGCTAATATAGAATCAAATAAATCTTTGGACGAAATTTTAGATGATGTACTTATACTGCGTGAAGAGGGATCTGGTACGAGAAAATTACTTGAAAATCGTCTAAGCGATCATAATTTAAATATAAAGAATTTTAAAAACTATATGGAAATAGGAGATATTACTGCAATAAAAGATTTAATTTCAAAAGATATGGGATCTAGTTTTATATCTAAACTTGCAGTTAAAAAAGAAATAAAAGAAAATAAATTAAAAATACAAAATATCTCAAATTTTAAAATTGAAAGAAAATTATATTATGTTTGGTGTAAAGGTGAAAATACGAATTTTATTGATACATTTATCAAACATAACGAATTGTTATTAAACAATTACAAATAG
- a CDS encoding mechanosensitive ion channel family protein: MNKIFYDKLIVTTLAILIVYVLSTLIMKILVKKEEGVKTKHLTRKWIGYTRTVIIVFIIMLVWLQDVFSVTTILGFTSAGLALSLNQVILNIAGWMLFMIKRPIEIGDRIEYKDIKGDVIDIRMFYIVVLEVGNWVKLDQSTGRLATIPTGKIFTDPFFNFTSGFNAVWDEIDVLITFDSDKDRAKEIIIDIANKSMDKTIFTKIRDEQKEMSKKFAVKSGKLTPITYFSIKESGIQIELRYLSFVRKRRDTNNFINEKIYEAFMKEENINFAYPSQKIYLEK, translated from the coding sequence TTGAATAAAATATTTTATGATAAACTAATTGTTACTACACTTGCAATACTAATAGTATATGTTTTATCTACTTTGATTATGAAAATTCTTGTAAAAAAAGAAGAAGGAGTTAAAACAAAGCATTTAACTAGAAAATGGATTGGTTATACTAGGACGGTTATAATTGTTTTTATAATTATGCTAGTTTGGTTACAAGATGTATTTTCTGTAACTACTATACTTGGCTTTACATCAGCTGGTCTTGCTCTTTCATTAAATCAAGTGATATTAAATATTGCAGGTTGGATGCTATTTATGATTAAAAGACCAATTGAAATTGGAGATAGAATAGAATATAAGGATATAAAGGGTGATGTTATTGATATTCGTATGTTTTATATTGTAGTTCTTGAGGTTGGAAACTGGGTGAAGTTAGATCAGTCAACAGGTAGACTTGCAACTATACCTACTGGTAAAATTTTTACTGATCCTTTTTTTAATTTTACATCAGGATTTAATGCTGTATGGGATGAAATTGATGTACTGATAACTTTTGATAGTGATAAAGATAGGGCAAAAGAAATAATTATTGATATAGCAAACAAATCAATGGATAAAACGATATTCACTAAAATTAGGGATGAGCAGAAAGAAATGTCTAAGAAATTTGCAGTTAAATCTGGTAAATTAACTCCAATAACGTATTTTAGTATTAAAGAAAGTGGCATTCAAATTGAACTTAGATATTTATCTTTTGTTAGAAAGAGAAGAGATACTAATAATTTTATAAATGAAAAGATATACGAAGCATTTATGAAAGAAGAAAATATTAATTTTGCATATCCATCGCAGAAAATATATTTAGAGAAATAG